CTTGAACGTGAACGCTGTCGTGATCAGCTCTCGCGGCGCCCGGTGCCTCACCTCCCCCGCGCGGTCTCGGGAACGGGTTCGCCGCGGGTCCCGGTGACGAGCCCCCGCACCCCCGGCACGGCGGCCACGCCCAGGCACGCGACGGCGACGAGCGCGGCGGCCGTCCACAGCGGCACGCCCGGTCCCCACCGCTGCGCGACGAGCGGGCCCAGGGCGAAGCCGAGCGGCTGGGCGGCGAGCGAGAAGAGCCAGTCGTAGGCGGTCACCCTGGCCAGCGCGTGCTCGGGGACGTTCGCCTGCACGACCGTGTCCCAGGTGGGGTTGAGGAACCCCAGGGCGACCAGCGCGAGCCCGTAGCCCGCGACCACGGCGGCCACCGGCGCGGGCACGGCGAACAGCGCCAGCGGCACCGCGTAGGTGGCCAGGCCGAGGTTGGCGACCAGCACCGGTCTGCGCAGCCGGGCCCGGCCCGCCAGCAGCGAGCCGAGGAGCAGGCCGATCCCGCCCGCCTGGAGCACCGCGAGCCAGGCGCCCTCGCCGCCGAGCCGGGTGACCGCGATGACCGGTCCGAGGGTGAGCAGCACGCCCGCGGTGAAGTTCCACACCGCGTGCACGACCAGGCCGGTCCAGTACCAGTCCCGGGCGCGGACCTCGGCCCAGCCCTCGGCGAGGTCGGCGCGGATCGACCGGCGCGGCACCGGCTCGGCCCGCGCCGACCGGATCGCGGCGAGCAGCGCGGCGCTGACGGCGAACGCGGTGGCGTCGACCAGGAACACCCAGCCGGGACCGGCGAGCAGGATCAGCGCGGCGGCCAGCGCGGGCCCGAACAGCAGCGACACGCTGCGCGAGACGCCCATGACCGCGTTGGCCCGCTGCCGGGCCGCGCCCTCCACCACGCCGGCCACCAGCGGCGAGGTGGTGGGCAGCGCGCACGCGGACGCGGCGCCAGCGACGGCCTGCGCGACGCAGAGGTGCGCCAGGTGCGGCCCGCTCGTCAGCAGCTCGACGCCGACGAACGCCTGGGTCGCGCACCGCACCAGGTCCGCGGTCACCGCGACCCGGCGCACGTCGAACCGGTCGGCCACCGCGCCGCCGAGCGGGAGCAGCAGGAGCCGGGGCACCATCGCGCACACCAGCACGGTGGCGAGCGCGGACGCGGAACCGGTGGCCAGCACGATCGTCAGGCTCAGGGCGGCGGGCACCAGGGAGTCGCTGACCGTGGACAGGCTGCGGCCGACGAACAGCAGCCGGAAGCTGCGGCTCCGCAGAGGGTGCGTCACGCGGCCACCGTACTTCCGCGCCGAACTATTCCGCAACGAAGGGATCGGTCAAGAGAGCCGGTCCCCGCCGGCCCACCGGCGTCCGATCCGGACGCGGCACCCGGGTGGCCCTAGGATCACGCGAATGGTGGATCGGGATGCCGTGGACGCGCACGTGGAGCGGTGGCGCGCCGTCCTGCCCGACCTCGACCCGGTGGCCGAGGGGGTCGTGGTGCGGATCGAGCACCTGGCCAAGCACCTGCACCGCGCCAAGGAGAAGGCGCTCGCCGACCACGACCTCCAGGCGTTCGAGTACGCCACCCTGCACGCGCTGGCCGGGCGCGGCGGCACGGCGACGCCCACCGAGATCGCGACCGACCTGCGGATCTCGCCCGCGGCGATGAGCGGCAGGCTGGACACGCTGCACCGGCGCGGTTTCATCGCGCGCGAGGTGTCCCCGACCGACCGGCGCAAGGTCGACGTCGCGCTCACCGACGCCGGGCGGGC
This portion of the Saccharothrix syringae genome encodes:
- a CDS encoding MFS transporter; translated protein: MTHPLRSRSFRLLFVGRSLSTVSDSLVPAALSLTIVLATGSASALATVLVCAMVPRLLLLPLGGAVADRFDVRRVAVTADLVRCATQAFVGVELLTSGPHLAHLCVAQAVAGAASACALPTTSPLVAGVVEGAARQRANAVMGVSRSVSLLFGPALAAALILLAGPGWVFLVDATAFAVSAALLAAIRSARAEPVPRRSIRADLAEGWAEVRARDWYWTGLVVHAVWNFTAGVLLTLGPVIAVTRLGGEGAWLAVLQAGGIGLLLGSLLAGRARLRRPVLVANLGLATYAVPLALFAVPAPVAAVVAGYGLALVALGFLNPTWDTVVQANVPEHALARVTAYDWLFSLAAQPLGFALGPLVAQRWGPGVPLWTAAALVAVACLGVAAVPGVRGLVTGTRGEPVPETARGR
- a CDS encoding MarR family winged helix-turn-helix transcriptional regulator — its product is MVDRDAVDAHVERWRAVLPDLDPVAEGVVVRIEHLAKHLHRAKEKALADHDLQAFEYATLHALAGRGGTATPTEIATDLRISPAAMSGRLDTLHRRGFIAREVSPTDRRKVDVALTDAGRAAWRSALDVQGAAEERMLAVLTPAERGRLAALLRRVLLAADADGR